One Rhizobium sp. NRK18 genomic window carries:
- a CDS encoding class I SAM-dependent methyltransferase, translated as MAQSTPLGEKIKALIRASGPISVTDYFALCLADPQYGYYKTREPFGTSGDFITAPEVSQMFGEIIGIFMVQAWQTHERPAAVRLAEIGPGRGTMMADMLRVIAKTAPDLYAGLTIHLIETSPRLREMQARTLAQHEGRISWHDSFDELPDGFTLLAANELFDAIPLRQFVKTETGFRERLVGLDAEDNLTFTVGAATLDKALLPDDARARPYGTVFEISPARQSVMMTICERLKSFGGTALIIDYGHLVSGFGDTLQAVRMHEFDPPLAHPGEADLTSHVDFEHLVRTAAAAGVHINGMAHQGEFLVSLGLRERAAALGRDKSPAIQQDIMNAVARLAGEGEGCMGELFKVLAVSFPIAGLRPFSRPD; from the coding sequence ATGGCGCAGAGCACCCCGCTTGGAGAGAAGATCAAGGCGCTGATCAGGGCATCCGGTCCGATCAGCGTCACGGATTATTTCGCCCTCTGCCTCGCCGATCCGCAATACGGCTACTACAAGACGCGCGAGCCCTTCGGCACCAGCGGCGACTTCATCACCGCGCCGGAAGTCAGCCAGATGTTCGGCGAGATCATCGGCATCTTCATGGTCCAGGCCTGGCAGACCCATGAGCGGCCGGCCGCCGTTCGCCTTGCCGAGATCGGTCCCGGTCGCGGCACGATGATGGCGGACATGCTGCGCGTCATCGCCAAAACCGCGCCGGATCTCTATGCCGGCCTGACCATCCATCTGATCGAGACCAGCCCGCGGCTGCGCGAGATGCAGGCAAGGACACTGGCCCAGCATGAGGGCCGCATCAGCTGGCACGACAGTTTCGACGAATTGCCGGACGGCTTCACCCTGCTCGCCGCCAACGAACTGTTCGATGCGATTCCGCTCCGCCAGTTCGTCAAGACGGAAACGGGTTTCCGCGAACGCCTTGTTGGCCTCGACGCGGAGGACAACCTGACCTTCACCGTCGGCGCCGCGACGCTGGACAAGGCGCTGCTGCCCGACGACGCCCGCGCCCGCCCCTATGGCACCGTATTCGAAATCTCCCCGGCCCGCCAATCGGTGATGATGACGATCTGCGAGCGGCTGAAGAGCTTCGGCGGCACGGCCTTGATCATCGACTACGGACATCTGGTTTCCGGTTTCGGCGATACGCTGCAGGCCGTCCGCATGCATGAGTTCGATCCCCCGCTCGCCCATCCCGGCGAGGCGGATCTGACCAGCCACGTGGACTTCGAGCACCTGGTTCGCACGGCCGCCGCCGCCGGCGTGCACATCAACGGCATGGCCCATCAGGGAGAGTTTCTGGTGAGCCTCGGCCTGCGCGAGCGGGCTGCGGCATTGGGACGCGACAAGAGCCCCGCCATCCAGCAGGACATCATGAACGCGGTCGCCCGTCTGGCCGGCGAAGGCGAAGGCTGCATGGGGGAACTCTTCAAGGTGTTGGCCGTTTCCTTCCCGATTGCCGGACTGAGGCCGTTCAGCCGCCCGGATTGA
- a CDS encoding M24 family metallopeptidase, whose product MALHFDRHEYAMRLSRLTEKMRDEKLDAMLLFAQESMYWLTGYDTMGFCFFQTLVVKASGEMALLTRSPDLRQARHTSTIENIIVWVDRLKADPTVDLKNLLSDMDLLGARIGIEYDTHGMTGRTARLVDDQLTSFAQLIDASTLVGQLRLIKSPAEIEFVERAAELADDALDAAMPYLKEGGDEADILAAMQGAVLASGGDYAANAFVIGSGPDALLCRYKSGRRTLSANDQLTLEWAGVSAHYHAAMMRTVVIGEPSPRHHELYSACVDNIRAIEDVLVPGATFGDVFDTHARMMDERGLTRHRLNACGYSLGARFAPSWMEQQMFHAGNPQVIAPGMSLFVHMIIADSDTGTAMTLGQTYLTTEERPRCLSRHPLDFINR is encoded by the coding sequence ATGGCACTGCATTTCGACCGCCACGAATACGCCATGCGCCTTTCCCGCCTCACCGAGAAGATGCGGGACGAAAAGCTCGACGCCATGCTGCTCTTCGCGCAGGAGAGCATGTACTGGCTGACCGGCTACGATACGATGGGCTTCTGCTTTTTCCAGACCCTGGTCGTCAAGGCGAGCGGCGAGATGGCCCTGCTGACGCGCTCGCCGGATCTCCGCCAGGCCCGCCACACCTCGACCATCGAGAATATCATCGTCTGGGTTGACCGGCTGAAGGCCGACCCCACCGTCGACCTGAAGAACCTTCTGAGCGACATGGACCTGCTCGGCGCCCGCATCGGCATCGAATACGACACGCACGGCATGACCGGCCGCACGGCGAGATTGGTCGATGACCAGCTGACCTCCTTTGCCCAGTTGATCGATGCCTCGACGCTGGTCGGACAGTTGCGACTGATCAAGAGTCCGGCGGAAATCGAGTTCGTCGAACGCGCTGCGGAACTCGCCGATGACGCGCTCGACGCGGCGATGCCCTATCTGAAGGAAGGCGGCGACGAGGCGGATATCCTGGCGGCCATGCAGGGCGCGGTGCTGGCGAGCGGTGGCGACTACGCCGCCAATGCCTTCGTCATCGGCTCCGGCCCGGACGCCCTCCTCTGCCGCTACAAGTCCGGGCGCCGGACCTTGTCGGCCAACGATCAGCTCACGCTCGAATGGGCGGGCGTCAGCGCCCACTACCATGCGGCGATGATGCGTACCGTCGTCATCGGCGAACCGTCGCCGCGCCATCATGAACTCTACAGCGCCTGTGTCGACAACATCCGGGCCATCGAGGACGTGCTTGTTCCCGGCGCCACCTTCGGCGACGTTTTCGATACCCATGCGCGGATGATGGACGAGCGGGGCCTGACGCGCCATCGTCTCAATGCCTGCGGATATTCGCTGGGCGCCCGCTTCGCCCCGTCGTGGATGGAGCAGCAGATGTTCCATGCCGGCAATCCACAGGTCATCGCCCCCGGCATGAGTCTGTTCGTCCACATGATCATCGCCGATTCCGACACCGGCACCGCCATGACGCTGGGCCAGACCTACCTGACCACCGAGGAGCGTCCCCGCTGCCTCTCCCGCCACCCACTGGATTTCATCAATCGTTAA
- a CDS encoding helix-turn-helix domain-containing protein, with translation MSDIQHIERVYSLAKQGSAAASSPVVASWRRCMVMHSMAPEERRLPFHLDDAAFRQALERSELLVNEARGELDRLFQTVGKAGCCLILSDENGIALDRRGTVGDEKDFKTVGLWPGNVWTEASVGTNGIGTALADERSVTIYRDQHFLATNIGLGCTTSPIRDHQGRVTAALDISTCRDDLNEMTMSILAQAVRDTAGRIETNLFRRAFPGARIIMVPHAVNPTNALLAVDQDDLVVGATRAARLALQLDDAQIMRGVPAADALQEARADEGSDLFEAERAALRRMLSRTNGNVSQAAELLGISRATMHRKMKKFSVH, from the coding sequence ATGTCAGACATCCAGCATATCGAGCGGGTCTATTCGCTCGCCAAGCAGGGATCGGCGGCGGCCAGTTCGCCGGTGGTTGCCTCCTGGCGCCGCTGCATGGTCATGCACTCCATGGCGCCGGAAGAGCGACGGTTGCCTTTCCATCTCGACGATGCCGCCTTCCGCCAGGCGCTCGAGCGTTCCGAGCTGCTGGTCAACGAGGCGCGCGGTGAACTCGATCGTCTCTTCCAGACCGTCGGCAAGGCCGGTTGCTGCCTTATCCTGAGCGACGAAAACGGCATTGCGCTCGACCGTCGCGGCACGGTCGGCGACGAGAAGGATTTCAAGACCGTCGGCCTCTGGCCCGGCAATGTCTGGACGGAGGCGAGCGTCGGAACGAACGGGATCGGCACGGCCCTTGCCGACGAGCGTTCGGTGACGATCTACCGCGACCAGCATTTTCTGGCGACCAATATCGGCCTCGGCTGCACGACCTCGCCGATCCGCGACCATCAGGGCAGGGTTACGGCGGCGCTCGACATCTCCACCTGCCGTGACGATCTTAACGAGATGACGATGTCGATCCTCGCGCAGGCTGTCCGCGATACGGCGGGCCGGATCGAGACCAACCTGTTCCGGCGTGCCTTCCCGGGTGCGCGCATCATCATGGTGCCGCACGCCGTCAATCCGACGAATGCGCTGCTGGCCGTCGATCAGGACGATCTCGTTGTCGGCGCCACCCGCGCGGCGCGTCTCGCCCTGCAGCTCGACGACGCCCAGATCATGCGTGGCGTTCCGGCCGCGGACGCCCTGCAGGAAGCGCGGGCGGACGAGGGCAGCGATCTCTTCGAGGCAGAGCGCGCGGCCTTGCGGCGCATGCTCTCGCGCACCAATGGCAATGTGTCCCAGGCTGCCGAACTGCTCGGCATCAGCCGGGCGACCATGCATCGGAAGATGAAGAAATTCTCTGTTCACTGA
- the adh gene encoding aldehyde dehydrogenase, protein MLHQKIIETPFKLRYGNFIGGEWREPVAGRYFENTTPVNGGVLCEVARSDEKDVELALDAAHAAKDKWGRTSTTERANLLNKIADRMEENLEVLAKAETWDNGKPLRETMAADIPLAIDHFRYFAACIRAQEGTIGEVDHDTIAYHFHEPLGVVGQIIPWNFPILMAAWKVAPALAAGNCVVLKPAEQTPASILVLAEIIGDLLPPGVLNIVNGFGLEAGKPLASSPRIAKIAFTGETSTGRLIMQYASQNLIPVTLELGGKSPNIFFADVMQEDDAFFDKALEGFAMFALNQGEVCTCPSRALVQESVFDRFMERAVARVQKIKQGNPLDLSTMIGAQASSEQLEKILSYIEIGRGEGAEVLTGGGRNVLEGDLAGGFYVEPTVFRGNNKMRIFQEEIFGPVVSVTTFKDEAEALEIANDTLYGLGAGVWSRDANRCYQFGRGIQAGRVWVNNYHAYPAHAAFGGYKQSGIGRETHKMMLDHYQQTKNMLVSYSPNALGFF, encoded by the coding sequence ATGCTGCACCAGAAGATTATCGAAACCCCGTTCAAGCTGCGTTACGGGAATTTTATCGGTGGCGAATGGCGCGAGCCGGTTGCCGGCCGCTATTTCGAAAACACCACGCCGGTCAATGGCGGCGTGCTCTGCGAGGTCGCCCGTTCGGACGAGAAGGACGTCGAACTCGCGCTTGATGCGGCGCATGCCGCGAAAGACAAGTGGGGCCGGACGTCAACGACGGAACGCGCCAATCTCCTGAACAAGATCGCCGACCGCATGGAGGAAAACCTCGAGGTTCTCGCCAAGGCGGAGACTTGGGACAACGGCAAGCCGCTGCGCGAAACCATGGCGGCCGACATTCCGCTTGCCATCGACCACTTCCGCTACTTCGCGGCCTGCATCCGCGCTCAGGAAGGCACGATCGGCGAAGTCGACCACGACACGATCGCCTATCATTTCCATGAGCCGCTCGGCGTCGTCGGCCAGATCATTCCGTGGAACTTCCCGATCCTGATGGCTGCCTGGAAGGTGGCTCCGGCGCTTGCCGCCGGCAATTGCGTGGTGCTGAAGCCTGCCGAACAGACGCCGGCCTCGATCCTAGTGCTTGCCGAAATCATCGGCGACCTGCTGCCGCCGGGCGTCCTGAACATCGTCAACGGTTTCGGCCTTGAAGCCGGCAAGCCGCTCGCGTCCAGCCCGCGTATCGCCAAGATCGCATTTACCGGCGAAACCTCGACCGGCCGGCTGATCATGCAGTACGCCTCGCAGAACCTCATTCCGGTGACGCTGGAACTGGGCGGCAAGTCGCCGAACATCTTCTTCGCCGACGTGATGCAGGAAGACGATGCCTTCTTCGATAAGGCGCTCGAAGGCTTCGCCATGTTCGCGCTCAACCAGGGCGAAGTCTGCACATGCCCCAGCCGCGCGCTGGTGCAGGAATCGGTCTTTGACCGCTTCATGGAGCGCGCCGTGGCCCGCGTCCAGAAGATCAAGCAGGGCAATCCGCTCGACCTTTCGACGATGATCGGTGCGCAGGCCTCTTCCGAGCAGCTGGAAAAGATCCTGTCCTACATCGAAATCGGCAGGGGTGAGGGCGCCGAGGTGCTGACCGGCGGTGGCCGCAACGTTCTCGAAGGCGATCTGGCCGGCGGCTTCTACGTCGAGCCGACGGTGTTCCGCGGCAATAACAAGATGCGGATCTTCCAGGAAGAAATCTTCGGCCCTGTCGTGTCGGTCACGACCTTCAAGGACGAAGCCGAAGCGCTGGAGATCGCCAACGACACGCTCTACGGTCTTGGTGCCGGTGTCTGGAGCCGCGATGCCAACCGTTGCTACCAGTTCGGCCGCGGGATCCAGGCGGGCCGCGTCTGGGTCAACAACTACCATGCCTATCCTGCCCATGCCGCCTTCGGTGGCTACAAGCAGTCCGGCATCGGTCGCGAGACCCACAAGATGATGCTCGACCACTACCAGCAGACCAAGAACATGCTGGTGAGCTACAGCCCGAACGCTCTCGGCTTCTTCTGA
- a CDS encoding DUF779 domain-containing protein yields MPEDNVTSGTNGTNGTNGTEPRVIATDAALDLISEIKADHPEILFHQSGGCCDGSSPMCYPVAEFQVGDHDVLLGHIGGVPFYIGGRQYEVWKHTQLIIDVVPGRGGMFSLDNGREKRFLTRGRIFGEDEACPLPGR; encoded by the coding sequence ATGCCGGAAGACAATGTCACCAGTGGCACCAACGGCACCAATGGCACCAATGGCACCGAACCGCGCGTCATCGCCACCGACGCGGCCCTTGATCTGATTTCCGAGATCAAGGCGGATCATCCGGAGATCCTGTTTCATCAATCCGGCGGCTGTTGCGACGGCTCGTCGCCGATGTGCTATCCGGTCGCCGAGTTCCAGGTCGGCGACCACGACGTGCTGCTCGGCCATATCGGCGGGGTGCCGTTCTACATCGGCGGCAGGCAGTACGAGGTCTGGAAGCATACGCAGCTGATCATCGACGTGGTGCCGGGGCGAGGGGGCATGTTTTCTCTCGACAATGGCCGAGAGAAACGGTTCCTCACCCGGGGTCGCATCTTCGGCGAGGACGAGGCCTGCCCGCTGCCGGGTCGCTGA
- the pgeF gene encoding peptidoglycan editing factor PgeF, whose amino-acid sequence MDKDTQPEPVISPMLADSTKAGIRHGFFTRKGGVSEGIYHGLNTGLGSNDERAHVVENRARVSRWFDADPGRLETVHQVHSNIAVTVSEPLNGHRPEADALVTAVPGLVLGILTADCGPVLFCDPVNRVVGAAHAGWKGALYGVLESTIEAMEALGAERTSIKASLGPSISGRNYEVGPEFVDRFVTHDPDYERYFSASTKPGHAMFDLQGLTLMRLEKAGIEAECLGICTYEDEHGYFSYRRTTHRGEPDYGRQISAIAIMET is encoded by the coding sequence ATGGACAAGGACACCCAGCCTGAGCCGGTTATCAGCCCCATGCTTGCCGACAGCACGAAAGCGGGCATCCGGCACGGATTCTTCACCCGCAAGGGCGGCGTATCCGAAGGCATCTACCACGGACTGAACACGGGCCTCGGCTCCAATGACGAGCGCGCCCACGTCGTCGAAAACCGCGCCCGCGTCAGCCGCTGGTTCGACGCTGACCCCGGTCGGCTCGAAACCGTGCACCAGGTCCACTCGAACATCGCCGTAACGGTTTCCGAACCTCTGAACGGCCATCGTCCGGAAGCCGATGCGCTGGTGACGGCCGTTCCCGGACTGGTTCTCGGCATTTTGACCGCCGACTGCGGCCCGGTGCTGTTCTGCGATCCGGTCAACCGGGTCGTCGGCGCCGCCCATGCCGGCTGGAAAGGCGCCCTCTACGGTGTTCTCGAAAGCACAATCGAGGCGATGGAAGCGCTGGGCGCCGAACGGACCAGCATCAAGGCGTCGCTCGGACCGTCGATCAGCGGACGCAACTACGAGGTCGGCCCCGAATTCGTGGACCGTTTCGTGACCCACGATCCGGACTATGAGCGCTACTTTTCGGCAAGTACCAAGCCGGGTCATGCCATGTTTGATCTTCAGGGTCTTACCCTGATGCGGCTTGAAAAGGCGGGCATCGAGGCGGAATGCCTCGGCATCTGCACATATGAGGACGAACACGGCTATTTCTCCTATCGCCGCACGACACACCGCGGCGAGCCCGACTACGGGCGGCAGATATCGGCCATCGCAATCATGGAGACCTGA
- a CDS encoding 50S ribosomal protein L25/general stress protein Ctc produces MSQETYVLKAEARERVGKGSARELRRNGMIPAVIYGDKQAPLAVALSTNEVTKRIHAGGFMTTIATIEVDGKSIKVLPKDYQLDPVRDFTVHVDFLRVSGNTQVTVAVPVQFINEDKCPGIKIGGVLNVVRHEVEVHCPADTIPDHIVVDLTGWKIGEGVHISHVKLPAKVTPVITDRDFTIATIATPAGGVQDEEEASDDTEE; encoded by the coding sequence ATGAGCCAGGAAACTTACGTGCTCAAGGCCGAAGCGCGCGAACGGGTTGGTAAGGGGTCCGCCCGAGAACTTCGCCGCAACGGTATGATTCCCGCTGTCATCTATGGTGACAAGCAAGCTCCCCTCGCCGTCGCTCTGTCGACGAACGAAGTTACCAAGCGTATCCACGCTGGCGGCTTCATGACCACCATTGCGACGATCGAAGTCGACGGCAAGTCCATCAAGGTTCTGCCGAAGGACTACCAGCTCGACCCCGTCCGCGACTTCACCGTACATGTCGACTTCCTTCGGGTTTCCGGCAACACGCAGGTGACCGTTGCCGTTCCGGTTCAGTTCATCAACGAAGACAAGTGCCCCGGCATCAAGATCGGCGGCGTTCTGAACGTCGTCCGTCACGAAGTCGAAGTCCACTGCCCGGCTGATACCATTCCGGACCACATCGTCGTCGACCTCACCGGTTGGAAGATCGGCGAAGGCGTTCACATCTCGCACGTCAAGCTGCCGGCAAAGGTGACCCCGGTCATCACCGACCGCGACTTCACGATTGCGACGATCGCGACCCCGGCTGGCGGCGTCCAGGACGAAGAAGAAGCATCGGACGATACCGAAGAATAA
- a CDS encoding ribose-phosphate pyrophosphokinase, with protein sequence MKVFAGNSNRHLAEAICKYLNVPLGKASVRRFADQEIFVEIQENVRGEDIFVVQSTSFPANDNLMELLIMIDAFRRSSAKRITAVLPYFGYARQDRRASGRTPISAKLVANLITEAGADRVLTLDLHAGQIQGFFDIPTDNLYAVPILTRDIKEHYDTKNVMVVSPDVGGVVRARSLAKRLDCLIAIVDKRRDRPGESEVMNIIGDVDGKDCILIDDIVDSGGTLCNAAEALLKNGATSVTAYITHGVLSGGAVTRVTSSKLKELVITDSIQPTTAVQSAPNIRVISTASLIGEAINRTSQEESVSSLFD encoded by the coding sequence ATGAAGGTTTTCGCAGGCAATTCGAACCGGCATCTTGCCGAAGCGATCTGCAAATATCTCAATGTTCCCTTGGGAAAAGCCAGTGTCAGGCGATTTGCCGACCAGGAAATTTTTGTTGAAATCCAGGAAAACGTGCGCGGCGAGGACATCTTCGTCGTCCAGTCGACCTCGTTTCCGGCAAACGACAACCTGATGGAGCTGCTGATCATGATCGATGCCTTCCGCCGGTCTTCGGCAAAGCGCATCACGGCCGTTCTTCCCTATTTCGGCTATGCCCGCCAGGACCGCAGGGCATCCGGCCGTACGCCGATCTCCGCCAAGCTGGTCGCCAACCTGATCACCGAGGCCGGCGCAGACAGGGTCCTGACGCTCGACCTGCATGCCGGCCAGATCCAGGGCTTCTTCGATATCCCGACCGACAACCTCTATGCCGTGCCGATCCTGACGCGCGACATCAAGGAACACTACGACACCAAGAACGTCATGGTCGTTTCGCCCGACGTCGGCGGCGTGGTGCGCGCACGATCGCTCGCCAAGCGCCTCGACTGTCTGATCGCCATCGTCGACAAACGTCGTGACCGTCCGGGTGAATCGGAAGTCATGAACATCATCGGCGACGTCGACGGCAAGGACTGCATCCTGATCGACGACATCGTCGATTCCGGCGGCACGCTCTGCAACGCTGCCGAGGCGCTTTTGAAGAATGGCGCCACCAGCGTGACGGCCTACATCACCCATGGTGTTCTCTCCGGCGGCGCTGTCACCCGGGTCACCTCGTCGAAGCTGAAGGAACTGGTGATCACCGACTCCATCCAGCCGACGACCGCCGTCCAGTCGGCCCCGAACATCCGCGTGATTTCGACGGCCAGCCTGATCGGCGAAGCCATCAACCGCACCAGCCAGGAAGAATCGGTCTCGAGCCTGTTCGACTGA
- a CDS encoding putative bifunctional diguanylate cyclase/phosphodiesterase, whose amino-acid sequence MTNSVQNRFIAIILAALVVLVMPLFLLFFYVSGERASRESMEHAQIVLAANAQALGKPLWDFDNESVKQLAATIASDPAIIAVKVTEAANNTSTSFASTPNALQADTISLSAPIDYHSPDGIRRVGSLTVSIAKPGFLSDNQSEELSLIGIFAIAVLIITAAAILGSRIMILRPLEKLTKAIRATRVPGARHTVEFSSSDEMGELAANFNQMQARLAKEEQELKQAHDRATTTYNLTPAKLYTVDENDRLIAVSDYWLLATGYRREDVIGRAFSSFLQPESLPAYTEYKLKAAQLQGDYNPTVKFCCADARVMDVLIKEVPMQEDNGGRVVNLAVMTDVTELKDAEQRNRLQAITDHLTGLLNRQGFENELDKVLAEVNENGGELACLLIDLDRFKAINDNLGHAYGDKVLRTISNRIRDQLRAQDRIARLGGDEFAVLVPAKDAEKAATAIAERIVDVCEAPILADGHELSVSASVGIALYPAQASSAGELLLRSDMAMYVRKHNGKNGAELFNLDMVKAAREKADISAWIDQGLRDDWFEAHMQPVMKLPTQTLAGFECLLRLNHPEHGLIPPGRIIAVAEENGSIRRVGDRMFEKAISQMAELSAIPALSQTRFAVNVSPLQFTPDLPPRLAHLMMKAGLAPQRLVLEITEAVLMHANPDIGKVLAAIHECGFKIAMDDFGTGYSSLSYLLRYPFNIVKIDQSFISSLTSTAPEIAERSRKLIEGIRAISQQMNCQVVAEGVETREQAEALLSLDIEFGQGYHFGRPQPVAEIIRQYAPANMQQTAGGLPTRLIGDPT is encoded by the coding sequence CTGACGAATTCGGTTCAAAACCGATTTATAGCGATCATCCTTGCGGCGCTTGTCGTCCTCGTCATGCCATTGTTCCTGCTGTTTTTCTATGTGTCCGGCGAACGTGCGAGCCGCGAGTCAATGGAACATGCACAGATCGTGCTGGCAGCAAACGCGCAGGCGCTGGGCAAGCCCCTCTGGGATTTCGACAACGAGAGCGTGAAGCAGCTGGCCGCCACCATCGCGTCGGATCCAGCCATCATCGCCGTCAAGGTGACTGAAGCGGCAAACAACACCTCGACATCATTCGCCTCCACGCCGAACGCGCTTCAGGCCGACACGATCAGCCTGTCCGCACCGATCGACTATCACTCTCCCGACGGCATTCGCCGGGTCGGCTCATTGACGGTATCCATCGCCAAGCCAGGCTTTCTGTCCGACAATCAGTCCGAAGAACTGTCCCTGATCGGCATTTTCGCAATTGCTGTGCTGATCATCACCGCTGCGGCGATCCTCGGAAGCCGCATCATGATCTTGCGGCCACTTGAAAAGCTTACCAAGGCCATCCGCGCCACCCGCGTTCCCGGCGCGCGCCACACCGTCGAATTCTCGTCCAGCGACGAGATGGGAGAACTCGCAGCCAACTTCAATCAGATGCAGGCGCGGCTTGCCAAGGAGGAACAGGAGCTCAAACAAGCCCACGATCGCGCCACGACGACATACAATCTCACTCCGGCCAAGCTCTATACGGTCGATGAAAACGACCGTCTGATTGCCGTGAGCGATTACTGGCTTCTGGCGACCGGCTACCGGCGAGAGGACGTCATCGGTCGGGCCTTCAGCTCGTTCCTGCAGCCGGAAAGCCTCCCCGCCTACACAGAATACAAGCTGAAGGCGGCGCAGTTGCAGGGTGACTACAACCCGACGGTCAAGTTCTGCTGCGCCGACGCACGTGTAATGGACGTGCTGATCAAGGAAGTGCCGATGCAGGAGGACAACGGTGGCCGCGTCGTCAACCTCGCCGTCATGACGGACGTCACCGAACTGAAGGATGCCGAGCAGCGCAACCGGCTGCAGGCGATCACCGACCATCTCACCGGACTTCTCAACCGGCAGGGCTTCGAAAACGAGCTCGACAAGGTGCTGGCCGAGGTCAACGAGAACGGCGGCGAACTTGCCTGCCTGCTGATCGACCTCGACCGCTTCAAGGCCATCAACGACAATCTCGGGCACGCCTATGGCGACAAGGTGCTGCGCACAATCTCCAACCGCATCCGCGACCAGTTGCGAGCCCAGGACAGGATAGCCCGTCTCGGCGGCGACGAATTCGCGGTTCTCGTGCCCGCCAAGGACGCCGAGAAGGCGGCCACGGCGATCGCCGAACGCATCGTCGATGTCTGCGAGGCGCCGATCCTGGCGGACGGGCATGAGTTGTCGGTGAGCGCCAGTGTCGGCATCGCGCTATACCCCGCCCAGGCCTCCAGCGCCGGTGAACTTCTGCTACGCTCCGACATGGCCATGTATGTGCGCAAGCACAATGGCAAGAACGGCGCGGAACTGTTCAATCTCGATATGGTCAAGGCTGCCCGGGAAAAGGCCGACATCAGCGCGTGGATCGATCAGGGGCTTCGCGACGACTGGTTCGAGGCGCACATGCAGCCGGTGATGAAGCTGCCGACCCAGACGCTCGCCGGTTTCGAATGCCTCCTGCGCCTCAATCACCCGGAACACGGCCTGATCCCGCCTGGCCGCATCATCGCGGTCGCGGAGGAAAACGGCTCGATCCGCAGGGTCGGCGACCGCATGTTCGAGAAGGCCATCAGCCAGATGGCCGAACTCTCGGCGATCCCGGCGCTTTCGCAAACCCGCTTCGCGGTCAACGTGTCACCGCTGCAGTTCACGCCCGATCTGCCGCCGCGGCTGGCCCATCTGATGATGAAGGCAGGCCTCGCGCCGCAGAGGCTGGTCCTGGAAATCACCGAAGCCGTGCTGATGCACGCGAACCCGGACATCGGCAAGGTTCTGGCCGCGATTCACGAATGCGGTTTCAAGATCGCCATGGACGACTTCGGCACCGGCTATTCTTCGCTGAGCTACCTGCTGCGCTACCCCTTCAACATCGTCAAGATCGACCAGTCCTTCATCAGCTCGCTGACCAGCACAGCCCCCGAGATCGCCGAGCGCAGCCGCAAGCTGATCGAGGGCATCCGGGCCATTTCCCAGCAGATGAACTGCCAGGTCGTGGCCGAAGGGGTCGAAACGCGCGAACAGGCCGAGGCCCTGCTGTCGCTCGATATCGAATTTGGGCAGGGCTATCATTTTGGTCGCCCGCAACCTGTCGCAGAGATCATCAGACAATACGCACCCGCAAACATGCAACAGACGGCGGGCGGATTGCCGACCCGACTGATCGGAGACCCAACGTGA